The proteins below are encoded in one region of Gemmatimonadaceae bacterium:
- a CDS encoding acyl carrier protein: MADHSAKVKDIIEKELGVEREKLTDGASFIEDLGADSLDIVELVMEFEKEFNIDIPDEDAEKLRTVGDAIGYLNGKLG; the protein is encoded by the coding sequence ATGGCCGACCATTCCGCGAAGGTCAAGGACATCATCGAGAAGGAGCTCGGAGTCGAGCGCGAGAAGCTCACGGACGGCGCGAGCTTCATCGAGGATCTCGGTGCCGACTCGCTCGACATCGTCGAGCTGGTGATGGAGTTCGAGAAGGAGTTCAACATCGACATCCCCGACGAGGATGCCGAGAAGCTTCGCACGGTTGGCGACGCGATCGGCTACCTCAACGGCAAGCTCGGTTAA
- the fabD gene encoding ACP S-malonyltransferase produces the protein MILLFPGQGSQKPGMAKDLAAAFPAAKDVFERANAALGVDLATLAFEGPADELTLTHNAQPALLAHGAAVWAVVKDKVATTTQGAAGHSLGEFSAYHAAGALSLEDALKLVRRRGELMLATGRDVPGAMAAILGETSRTIEEICRDASDAGAVVPANYNALEQIVISGEVAAVEKAMELAKAAGAKRAVRLPVSGAFHSPLMQPAAAGLKEALDAAKWRDPSVPVWSNVTAEAIGDSATARQLLHQQLTSPVRWVEVVRNMAARNPGTTFVEMGPGAVLSGLVKRLAPDCKTMTCGTVAEVEALLAM, from the coding sequence ATGATCCTCCTCTTTCCGGGGCAGGGATCGCAGAAGCCGGGGATGGCCAAGGACCTGGCCGCCGCATTTCCCGCGGCCAAGGATGTCTTCGAACGCGCCAACGCGGCGCTTGGCGTGGACCTCGCGACCTTGGCCTTCGAGGGCCCGGCCGACGAGCTGACGCTCACGCACAACGCACAGCCGGCGCTGCTGGCGCACGGCGCGGCGGTCTGGGCGGTGGTGAAGGACAAGGTCGCGACCACGACGCAGGGCGCCGCCGGCCACTCGCTGGGCGAGTTCTCGGCGTACCACGCGGCGGGCGCGCTCTCGCTGGAGGATGCGCTCAAGCTCGTGCGGCGTCGCGGTGAGCTGATGCTGGCGACGGGGCGCGACGTGCCGGGCGCGATGGCCGCCATCCTTGGCGAGACCTCGCGCACGATCGAGGAGATCTGCCGTGATGCGTCTGACGCGGGAGCGGTGGTGCCCGCGAACTACAACGCGCTCGAGCAGATCGTGATCTCGGGTGAGGTCGCGGCCGTGGAGAAGGCGATGGAACTCGCCAAGGCCGCTGGTGCCAAGCGTGCGGTGCGCTTGCCCGTGAGCGGCGCCTTCCACAGCCCGTTGATGCAGCCTGCCGCCGCCGGCCTCAAGGAAGCACTGGACGCCGCCAAGTGGCGCGACCCATCGGTTCCCGTCTGGAGCAACGTCACGGCGGAAGCCATTGGCGATAGCGCGACGGCGCGCCAACTGTTGCATCAGCAGCTGACCTCGCCTGTGCGCTGGGTCGAGGTCGTGCGCAACATGGCCGCCCGTAACCCTGGCACCACATTCGTGGAGATGGGCCCCGGCGCCGTGCTGAGCGGTCTGGTGAAGCGCCTGGCGCCGGACTGCAAGACAATGACCTGCGGCACCGTGGCCGAGGTCGAGGCCCTGCTGGCTATGTAG
- the fabG gene encoding 3-oxoacyl-[acyl-carrier-protein] reductase, producing MQISLKDKVALVTGSTRGIGRAIAESLAQCGAKLAIVGRDQAKADAVAAEIGPEHKGFACDIGDPAQVSALVEAVEKHFGQLDILVNNAGITKDNLILRMKDEDWNAVLETNLRSAFIAIRSAQRGMMKRRFGRIINIASVVGLIGNPGQANYAASKAGLIGLSKSVAKELASRNILCNVVAPGFIKTDMTDAMTPEAVKALQDQIPLQRFGSVQDVAGAVAFLASDYASYITGQVLTVDGGMVMS from the coding sequence ATGCAAATCTCTCTCAAGGACAAAGTCGCCCTCGTCACCGGCTCCACGCGCGGCATCGGCCGGGCGATCGCCGAGTCGTTGGCCCAGTGCGGCGCGAAGCTGGCCATCGTCGGTCGCGACCAGGCCAAGGCGGACGCTGTGGCCGCCGAGATCGGCCCCGAACACAAGGGCTTCGCCTGCGACATCGGGGACCCGGCGCAGGTGAGCGCACTCGTCGAGGCCGTGGAGAAGCACTTCGGCCAGCTCGACATCCTGGTCAACAACGCCGGCATCACCAAGGACAACCTCATCCTCCGCATGAAGGACGAGGATTGGAACGCGGTGCTGGAGACCAACCTGCGCTCGGCCTTCATCGCCATCCGCAGCGCGCAGCGCGGGATGATGAAGCGCCGCTTCGGCCGCATCATCAACATCGCCAGCGTTGTGGGACTGATCGGCAACCCGGGGCAGGCGAACTACGCGGCGAGCAAGGCGGGGCTCATCGGGCTCAGCAAGTCGGTGGCGAAGGAACTGGCCAGCCGCAACATCCTCTGCAACGTCGTGGCACCGGGCTTCATCAAGACCGACATGACGGACGCGATGACGCCGGAGGCCGTGAAGGCGCTGCAGGATCAGATTCCGCTGCAGCGCTTCGGCAGTGTGCAGGACGTCGCGGGCGCGGTGGCATTCCTCGCCTCCGATTATGCGTCGTACATCACGGGCCAAGTGCTCACGGTGGATGGCGGCATGGTGATGTCGTAA